One window of the Cryptomeria japonica chromosome 7, Sugi_1.0, whole genome shotgun sequence genome contains the following:
- the LOC131040210 gene encoding L-type lectin-domain containing receptor kinase SIT2, with protein sequence MSVCILLILVLHVFLPAQAQTSFLYNKFNASTLYEVEYSSIRSGAICLTNQSQRVSGRVLYPHPVRMKDPSSTNTTSSFSTSFVFAMIPFSSDPSRSGHGMAFIITPSKSPVTNSSNQYLGLLNNSNIGNPDNHLFAIEFDTIESTDVEDINDNHVGVDLNDLKSEGPETAGYWIGNQFHVLDLKSGQNIQAWIDYDNTQQQLNVTIVEAGSPRPQKPLISLKNMTLSNIFEEEMYVGFSASTGTVVEDHCVLAWSFSTNGSAPELDVSHLPSLLKRKKSNSTLIAAITTTLVLVVLLLVAAAVLWWKRNKYRDVREEWEMEYWPHRFDYKELHIATKGFRDDQVLGSGGFGQVYKGVLPANGHEIAVKSMFRESTEGLKEFIAEISSLGRLQHRNLVQIRGYCRREAKLFIVYDYMPNGSLEKMIFQKTKSLLAWPHRYRILRDVGAGLEYLHEGWEKIVVHRDIKSSNVLLDSELNAKLGDFGLARLYEHTENPQTTRVMGTLGYIAPEVVHTGKAAPSADVFSFGILMLEVACGRRPVDLSLDDSQIVMVDWLRKLHANGKLMDAADPNLGGEYVEHEMENVLKLGLLCCNHQAEARPAIRQVLKIIDGEAPLPTLHPYEMSEGRSSSF encoded by the coding sequence ATGTCTGTGTGTATCCTACTCATACTTGTGCTGCATGTATTTCTTCCAGCGCAAGCCCAGACGAGTTTCCTCTACAACAAATTCAATGCATCCACCCTTTATGAGGTCGAATATTCTTCAATTCGCTCCGGTGCCATTTGCCTAACCAATCAGTCACAACGCGTGTCTGGCCGAGTTTTATATCCTCACCCTGTGCGGATGAAAGATCCCAGCTCCACCAATACGACCTCATCATTCAGCACAAGTTTCGTATTTGCCATGATTCCTTTTTCTTCAGATCCTTCACGCAGCGGGCATGGAATGGCCTTTATCATAACGCCCAGCAAGTCACCTGTGACAAATTCTTCAAATCAGTACCTCGGTTTGTTGAATAATTCAAACATCGGGAACCCTGACAATCATCTCTTTGCCATCGAGTTCGACACAATCGAAAGCACCGATGTCGAAGACATCAACGACAATCATGTCGGTGTGGATCTCAATGACCTCAAATCTGAAGGACCTGAAACTGCGGGGTATTGGATTGGCAACCAATTTCATGTACTAGATCTCAAGAGTGGACAGAATATTCAGGCTTGGATCGATTACGATAATACCCAACAGCAATTGAATGTTACAATAGTAGAAGCTGGTTCGCCTCGACCCCAAAAGCCTCTGATATCTCTCAAAAATATGACTCTGTCTAACATCTTCGAAGAAGAAATGTACGTTGGTTTCTCTGCATCAACAGGAACCGTCGTTGAAGACCACTGTGTCCTGGCTTGGAGCTTCAGCACAAATGGATCCGCGCCTGAGCTTGATGTATCTCATCTTCCATCCCTTCTTAAGCGCAAGAAATCCAACTCAACACTTATAGCTGCTATTACTACTACTCTGGTACTTGTCGTGTTGCTTTTGGTTGCAGCGGCGGTTTTGTGGTGGAAGAGAAACAAGTACAGAGACGTTAGGGAAGAATGGGAGATGGAGTATTGGCCTCACCGTTTTGACTACAAAGAGTTACATATTGCGACTAAGGGCTTCCGAGACGATCAAGTTCTGGGCTCTGGAGGCTTCGGACAGGTGTACAAAGGAGTGCTCCCTGCTAACGGCCACGAAATTGCTGTGAAATCCATGTTTAGAGAGAGCACAGAAGGCCTGAAGGAATTCATAGCAGAGATTTCAAGCCTGGGGCGTTTACAGCACCGGAATCTTGTACAAATTAGAGGGTACTGCAGGAGGGAAGCAAAGTTATTCATAGTGTATGACTACATGCCAAATGGAAGCCTAGAGAAGATGATATTTCAGAAGACGAAGAGCCTGCTTGCATGGCCTCACAGGTACAGAATTCTGAGAGACGTGGGAGCAGGATTGGAGTATCTTCATGAAGGGTGGGAGAAAATTGTAGTGCACAGAGACATCAAATCCAGCAATGTTTTGTTGGATTCTGAACTCAATGCAAAGCTGGGGGACTTCGGGCTTGCTCGTCTATACGAGCATACAGAAAACCCACAAACTACTAGAGTGATGGGTACGCTTGGGTACATCGCACCAGAGGTCGTACACACAGGAAAGGCCGCTCCCAGTGCAGATGTGTTCAGCTTTGGTATTTTAATGTTGGAGGTTGCCTGCGGGAGGAGGCCTGTGGATCTCTCTCTGGATGATTCCCAGATCGTCATGGTGGACTGGCTGAGAAAGCTCCATGCGAACGGCAAGCTCATGGATGCAGCAGATCCCAATCTTGGTGGTGAATATGTTGAACATGAGATGGAGAATGTGCTCAAATTAGGACTGCTCTGCTGCAATCATCAGGCAGAGGCGAGACCTGCCATCAGACAGGTATTGAAGATAATTGATGGGGAAGCGCCTCTTCCCACTTTACATCCATATGAGATGAGTGAAGGGAGAAGTAGTTCATTTTGA